A region of the Cucurbita pepo subsp. pepo cultivar mu-cu-16 chromosome LG14, ASM280686v2, whole genome shotgun sequence genome:
GTTTTAAGTGAACAGCAGTTTCTTGTAAGATTTCAACTTAATTTGGTCTTTGAAGTTTTATTCATCTTGCTGAAGAGAGAATGcagtagtttttttttaattcaagttTTATTGTGTACATCTGTTTCTTCAGAGcttcattttatcatttctttGAACAAAgttcttttttggtttattaCTAACGTTAAAGTTCATATCAGTTATGCACTGTTTGATATGGATGGGAGTCAAGTTCCTCCAGAGGTAGTAACAAAAGTTGGCAAAACCTTTGAAACGATCTTGAAAGAGGTAAGTTAATGCCCTTCCTTTCTCCAGTCTAATTCTCTTCTCGCTTGATCTAATAATAGAATGTACTAATACATAATTCATGTTTCCTAATTTATAAAGTAAACAACTTTGTTTTTCTGCTTCTTGGGTTTTAAAACCATATTATTGATGCCCTTTGATCTTGCTTTCTTGCTTTATACAGACAGAAACTGTAAGAGAGGAACAAAGTGATGACATATCCATACTCCGTGCAATCTCCATTGTCTTCGAAAGGAGACCAGAATTAAGGTTTGTTGTCTGCATGGAAGATAATGTGTATAAGTAGATTGACAGTACTATAAAACGTTCAAGTTATTTTCCCCCAAGAAAAACTAACCACTACCATTGCCATTTATGacttccactatcaattaAGTGACACATAGTTTCACTTTTTACTTGTAGACATATACTTATATGATTTCTCTGGATGCAGGCTGGAAGGGCTTGCTCATAAGGTTCTTCAATGGTATTTATGCAGGATGGAAGGATGGTTTTCTGCAGATGCCAATACTATCTCACTTAAAGGCTGGGATCAGGCAAGTTCCTTTTCTTATTCACTATTGACTTCCTACGGTGATCATCCTTTTTCTAATCAAGCTGTGAAAGCCGGGTCATTATTTACTTGTGGAAGACAAGAGGGTggaacatttttttctctcaattagtgttttttttctttgtttttgaaaacttACTTTTCTATTCCTATTTCTAACTTATGGTCTTGGGAATCTGTTCATGTTTTTACAATTGGGTGTGCTCTCATGTAGCTTAACCCAATTGATTTGTACTTCATCATTTCTCTGCCCTTCTGATGATATGCACACATTTAAGATGGAAGAAAAGAACCACATATATGTAAATTTAACTTGATGAAGTGACAAAATGTGTCGCATGTTACTTATTACACATGGCCGTGTTTATATTATCATGATGCCGACCTACCAGTCCCGTTGAATTCAAGTATGTATGAACAATATATAACATGCACACACAGGAGAAATGAGCGATTAaattcttttcctctttcttatctttgtagcagtttcttatttataattttttggatttgataGTCTGTAAAGTCCATCCTTGTAAAGTTTCTTGTTTTATATGTTCAGGAAGAACTGCTCCCTGGTGGGCATGGACTTATGGTCAGGGGCTACCTACCTGTTATTCACACTCTAGCCAAGGGTATTGACATCCGCCTCAGTCATAGGTAATTCAGTTGCCCTTCCTCTTCATCATCCTCTGTTTCTTGACGTATCGACCGATCCTGAATTCTGTCGGCTTTCAGGGTTACAAAAATATCGAGACAATATACTGGAGTGAAGATAACAGTGGAAAACGGAAAAACATTCGAAGCTGATGCTGCTGTTGTTGCTGTTCCTCTTGGGGTGCTTAAAGCAAACGTCATCAAGTTTGAGCCCAAGCTTCCAGACTGGAAGGAGGCAGCCATTGCTGACATTGGAGTTGgtcttgaaaacaaaataatcttGCACTTCGAAACTGCCTTTTGGCCAAATGTGGAGTTTTTAGGAGTTGTTGCTGATTCATCACAGAATTGCAGCTACTTCCTCAATCTTCACAAGGCCACTAGCCATCCTGTTCTTGTTTACATGCCTTCTGGGAAACTTGCTAGAGACATCGAGAAGATGTCGGACCAAGAAGCTGCTAACTTTGCTTTCATGCAACTCAAGAAGGTCGTCCCTAATGCGCCCACCCCGGTAAGTCCTAGTCTTAATCGTTATGTCGAATGCTAACACGATTGCAATATGAACTCAATGTTGAATATATCTCCACATCTTGTAGATTCAGCATCTAGTTTCCAGATGGGGATCAGATATCAACTCACTTGGATCATACAGTTACGACATGGTAGGCAAACCCCATCATCTGTTTGAATGGCTGAGGATCCCTGTCGACAACCTCTTCTTCGCCGGGGAGGCTATGAGTATCAATTATCCAGGATCCGTGCACGGCGCATACTCAACCGGTCTGATGGCGGCCGAGGACTGCAGGGTGCGTTTTCTAGAGCGTTATGGGGATCTGGATTTGTTGCAGGCGATCATGGTTGATGAAGCTCCGTTATCAGTTCCATTGTTAATTTCCCGAATGTAATACTCTTGGTGTTGGGCTGTGAATTCATCAGATCATGTCCAGAAGCAGCAAAGAAAATCCTGATGTCTGGGGGATTAAATGCCATTAATTTGGCGCTGGAACATGATGATTGTACTCTGCTTATTAGTTTTATGAAACATAAATGGATTGTACTTAAAGTTCCCAAGTCTTGATTTATGAGACAGTGTGTGTGGTTATGGACTTAGCTAAGCTTGCTATAAACTGACGATAATAATGAATAAAGCTCTAATTACATAATGGGAGTTCTTCCACTCGGGGGGTTTTCTTCACTAAAATTTGTTAGTTCATTATCTTGTTCGAGATCAAATTTTACGGGTccttcaatatttaaaagtttttttttcatcggCAATAGAACGTTAAgagaatttattgaaatttatgattttaaccGACTTAAATACACGACTACTactagttaaaatatatattttaaccaatatgttaaaagtttgaatttccGTTCccacattattttttttatgataaaatcGATGGACATGGAAATATTGGAAAATATCTCCAAGAACGTAAAAAACTAAGCACATGTTTTAAGTGTCGCTATCATGCTTTTAATGATTTAATGCACATACTACAATGGTCCTAATAAGACATGATGGCGATATGTAAAACGGGTGAAggttattattgatgacatTGACTTTGGTTATCAAATTAAACTACATGAAAGGTATATACTACCATACAGACTAGAGATTTTTCGTTTGAATAGATGTCATTATCAattccaaaattattttaataaacgtaatattaaatattgaaaaatgacatCCAATCTTATGTTATCaactttattaaattaagatcTACACTTAAACAACaatactaatttttaaaaaaatcacgaCCGACACAAAACTAATAAActtgaatgaaaaatttacCGTTAgtgtcatttttctttaaaatcgTATCAACTTCGAACCccacatatatattataattcactaaaataaataaacggtTCATTccaattcttcattttcaagcaTTTATAGGGGAAAACAGAATTTAACAACCATTCAGTATTCTTATACACAATGATTTAAAAAGACGAAGGAAGCTTGATACTTCAACTATTTGGGATATTTATTCCCCGATCCTGCATCTAGatcaagagaaaaaatgaagactTATGCATAGTTTAACTAATTAAGAGACGAAAAGGtgaaaagttcaaatctcATTCCGATATTCTATTGAActcaaaaatgaaagaaaaaaaaagatccaGATTGACAGATCAATGGAACAAAGAACCAAAATAAAGAGCTCAAGTACTCGAGAAGAATTGCTTTCAAGTTGATAGTAACGCAGACATTGCAGCAAATGCACTAAGATCATGCATTGATGTTTTAACATCACTTTGAACACATCCTCTGTCAAGTGGCAGATACAGCATTTATTTCTTCAATCACCCaatgattattaaataaaatgacgCAATATACGTTAGTAAATTGCCTATATTAATACCGAGAACTTAAATAGCTCATTGCCCCCTTCAGAATTTTTGCTTCTGTACAAATCATGACAAGTTACGAATATTTGTCAGTCACTTTTTTAAAAGCCTTATTCTTGATGGGAATCTTTCAAGAAATTCCAGGCTAACAATGCAGCCCCAATTGCAGGCTCCACCTGGTTTTAGTTCAAGAAAATGTATGGATGATTATTGCAAGGCTTCATATGCATATAAATGAAAGCATACGAACAAAGAACAGATACGTGCAGGGCTATTTTGCACATCTGGAATCACTGTTTATATACTTGTGatttgaagaaagaacaatattttattgtcCTAAGAATCAAGTCTGTCCATGGAAAGATTTAAGAACAATAACTGAACATGTTTTCATTGAATATTTGTAAAAACACATGCAGAGAAGAGAGGGTAATAAACAATATGATTACCTTAGGCCAAATGGGAACTACCCCAGGGTAGTCCTTGGAAATGCAGTTTATAACTTCTTGCGCTATACCCCATCCCTTATTTCCTTCAATAACTCCACCAACCATGACAAGGGGGAAAGAGCCCTTTCCATCTGCGATGTTAATGCTAACAATGAGAGTTGCGGTAAAGCTTTggttaaaaaattcaaaaaggaaGGTATTATCCTGTTATCGAACCCTCATTTGCCTGCATGGTTccattcattattttcttaaatgaaTCTACAAGAAGTTTCTAGGAATCCTAATTCCAAAGAATATCCACGATCATTAGCATTTTACACAAAcccacaaataaaaaatagacaGAGAACATCTCCAAAGCTTTTAAAGGCACATAGACTGAGATTATTCACTATCAATTTTGTTGCACATTTAAGTACATATCCAAAGAGAAATAAGTTGAGACGAATTTTAAAGAGAAATAAGTTGAGACGAATTTTAAAGAGAAATAAGTTGAGACGAATTTTATCGCAaagaatatgagatctcacatcgattggagagacaaacgagtgccagtaaggatgttggacgctgaagggaggtggattgtgagatctcacgttgattggagagaggaacgagtgccagcaaggacgctggaccccgaaggaaggtggattggAGAGgcgaacgaaacattctttataagagtgtggaaacctctcccaagtagacgcattttaaaaaccttgaggggaagctcaaagaggacaatatctgctagtggtgggcttgggctgttacaaatggtatcaaagccagacattgggcagtgtgctagcgaggacgctagaccctgatggggtgaattgtgagatcccacatcgattgaagagaggaaacgagggccaacaaggacgctgggccccgtggggggtagattgtgagatccatatctgttggagaggggaacgaagtattgtttataagggtgacagtgggccccgaagagaggtggattgtaagatcccacattggttggagaggtgaacaaTGCATTCTTTAccagggtgtggaaacctctcctagaAAATGTGTTCTTTATAATGGTATGTAAACCTCTCCCagaggaagtccgaaagggaaagcccaaaagaagacgatatctactagtggtgggggTTTAATAGCAAAAAGGCACTTCCAGCTTTGGGGACAGGAGAATCAAGTTCATTAACTACGACCAAAGATTTCCACTATTGCAGTACCTGAACCAGACAATCCGAGTCTTTGAACAACGGCATTCACGCTTAAAGCCAATTCCTTAACTGCATCTTGCAAGATGTTGTTTGCAACTTCATCCCCTGCTTCTGCACATGACACAACAGCAGGAACAAGGGCAGCAATTCGAGCCCAAGATGAATCTGCGTAGGTCCACCTAATTTTCAATGATAACCAAAAATATATGTGATCCATTCCTAATCAATCGTGCACGATACAGTACTTTTCATACCATATTTTATTCCTTCTACTGTGTTTAATTTACATTGTCCGAAAATNACCTCCAAAGCTTTTAAAAGCACATAGACTGACAGAGAACATCACCATCAATTTTGTTGCACATTTAAGTACATATCCAAACAGAAATAAGTTGAGACGAATTTTATCACAAAGAATATGacatcccacattgattggagagagaaacgagtgtcagtaaggatgttgggcgctgaagggaggtggattgtaagatctcacgttgattggagagaggaacgagtgccagcaaagacgctggaccccgaaggaaggtggattggAGAGgcgaacgaaacattctttagaagagtgtggaacctctccctagtagacgcatttgaaaaaccttaaggggaagcccaaagaggacaatatttgctagcggtgggcttgggctgttacaaatggtatcaaagccagacattgggtggtgtgctagcgaggacgctagaccctgatggggtgaattgtgagatcccacatcgattgaagagaggaaacgagggccaacaaggacgctgggccccgagggggtagattgtgagatccatatcggttggagaggggaacgaagtattgtttataagggtgacagtgggccccgaaggaaggtggattgtaagatcccacattggttggagaggtgaacaaTGCATTCTTTAccagggtgtggaaacctctcctagaAAATGTgttctttataatggtgtggaaacttttccctagcagatgcgttttaaaacccttgagaggaagcctgaaagggaaagcccaaaagaagacaatatttacgaGCTTACCGTCAAGTCAAGGGGGTTTAATAGCAAAAAGGCACTTCCAGCTTTGGGGACAGGAGAATCAAGTTCATTAACTACGACCAAAGATTTCCACTATTGCAGTACCTGAACCAGACAATCCGAGTCTTTGAACAACGGCATTCACGCTTAAAGCCAATTCCTTAACTGCATCTTGCAAGATGTTGTTTGCAACTTCATCCCCTGCTTCTGCACATGACACAACAGCAGGAACAAGGGCAGCAATTCGAGCCCAAGATGAATCTGCGTAGGTCCACCTAATTTTCAATGATAACCAAAAATATATGTGATCCATTCCTAATCAATCATGCACGATACAGTACTTTTCAGACCATATTTTATTCCTTCTACTGTGTTTAATTTACATTGTCCGAAAACAGAACCAAAGAATATAAGAGAGGAGACAGTGACGTTTGTGATAGGTAATGCCAATTGACAAGTGTACATACCCAANATAGCACCAAAGAATATAAAAGAGGAGACAGTGAAGTTTGTGATAGGTAATGCCAATTGACAAGTGTACATACCCAATGAGTTCATCGGCAGAAGAAAGACCAAGAGTCTGAAGAATGCTATTTGTGAGCTTTGTTTGAGGACCACGACCATCATGCGCTCTTATAATTGCAGTTAAAGCCTGCGCTGATATGCCATACCCactgaaattacaaaaagtatCACCTTCAATGAAAAGtggcaaaagaaaataaaaatgtgcaCGTAATGCACAACACTCTCAGAGATGTATCAATATATAGATCAGCANtagggggtagattgtgagatccatatcggttggagaggggaacgaagtattgtttataagggtgacagtgggccccgaaggaaggtggattgtaagatcccacattggttggagaggtgaacaaTGCATTCTTTAccagggtgtggaaacctctcctagaAAATGTGTTCTTTATAATGGTATGTAAACCTCTCCCagaggaagtccgaaagggaaagcccaaaagaagacgatatctactagtggtgggggTTTAATAGCAAAAAGGCACTTCCAGCTTTGGGGACAGGAGAATCAAGTTCATTAACTACGACCAAAGATTTCCACTATTGCAGTACCTGAACCAGACAATCCGAGTCTTTGAACAACGGCATTCACGCTTAAAGCCAATTCCTTAACTGCATCTTGCAAGATGTTGTTTGCAACTTCATCCCCTGCTTCTGCACATGACACAACAGCAGGAACAAGGGCAGCAATTCGAGCCCAAGATGAATCTGCGTAGGTCCACCTAATTTTCAATGATAACCAAAAATATATGTGATCCATTCCTAATCAATCGTGCACGATACAGTACTTTTCATACCATATTTTATTCCTTCTACTGTGTTTAATTTACATTGTCCGAAAATAGCACCAAAGAATATAAAAGAGGAGACAGTGAAGTTTGTGATAGGTAATGCCAATTGACAAGTGTACATACCCAATGAGTTCATCGGCAGAAGAAAGACCAAGAGTCTGAAGAATGCTATTTGTGAGCTTTGTTTGAGGACCACGACCATCATGCGCTCTTATAATTGCAGTTAAAGCCTGCGCTGATATGCCATACCCactgaaattacaaaaagtatCACCTTCAATGAAAAGtggcaaaagaaaataaaaatgtgcaCGTAATGCACAACACTCTCAGAGATGTATCAATATATAGATCAGNataagggtgtggaaacctctcctagaAAATGTgttctttataatggtgtggaaacttttccctagcagatgcgttttaaaacccttgagaggaagcctgaaagggaaagcccaaaagaagacaatatttacgaGCTTACCGTCAAGTCAAGGGGGTTTAATAGCAAAAAGGCACTTCCAACTTTGGGGACAGGAGAATCAAGTTCATTAACTACGACCAAAGATTTCCACTATTGCAGTACCTGAACCAGACAATCCGAGTCTTTGAACAACGGCATTCACGCTTAAAGCCAATTCCTTAACTGCATCTTGCAAGATGTTGTTTGCAACTTCATCCCCTGCTTCTGCACATGACACAACAGCAGGAACAAGGGCAGCAATTCGAGCCCAAGATGAATCTGCGTAGGTCCACCTAATTTTCAATGATAACCAAAAATATATGTGATCCATTCCTAATCAATCGTGCACGATACAGTACTTTTCATACCATATTTTATTCCTTCTACTGTGTTTAATTTACATTGTCCGAAAATAGCACCAAAGAATATAAAAGAGGAGACAGTGAAGTTTGTGATAGGTAATGCCAATTGACAAGTGTACATACCCAATGAGTTCATCGGCAGAAGAAAGACCAAGAGTCTGAAGAATGCTATTTGTGAGCTTTGTTTGAGGACCACGACCATCATGCGCTCTTATAATTGCAGTTAAAGCCTGCGCTGATATGCCATACCCactgaaattacaaaaagtatCACCTTCAATGAAAAGtggcaaaagaaaataaaaatgtgcaCGTAATGCACAACACTCTCAGAGATGTATCAATATATAGATCAGCATGGAGTGCAGCaacatggttttaaaacacaaacataattgaaacagacaaataaacatgaaacaaaattatctTAACTCCAATGAGTTATAGTATTTCATATAGTTACTTTACTCTNCTCAGAGATGTATCAATATAGATCAGCATGGAGTGCAGaaacatagttttaaaacacaaacataattgaaacagacaaacaaacatgaaacaaaattatctTAACAACTCCAATGAGTTATAGTATTTCATATAGTTACTTTACTCTAAAACCTCGACTGATTATGAACACACGTGCTCCATATTGAGAACAATACTATGggagtaaaaattaaaattcaccACACGATCAACAAGGAATAATGAGACAAGTATTAGGAAACAAATAAGATGATACCCATACGATCAATCATAACCCAATTTAAAAGTGTGCGTCCATGTGAGGGAGTGAGAGAAAGAGACCTTCCCCAGTCGCCTAAGATTGGTCCTGCACCANGGGACAAGTATTAGGAAACAAATAAGATGATCCCCATACGATCAATCATAACCCAATTTAAAAGTGTGCGTCCATGTGAGGGAGTGAGAGAAAGAGACCTTCCCCAGTCGCCTAAGATTGGTCCTGCACCAGCTGCTCGAGCTTCTCTTCCATCATCAGTAAATCCAAAAGCAATACTACCAGTGCCGGCAATTAGAACACAACCACTAAGCCTTCCCATGGTACCACTTGCAAGAGCAGCCGCAGCATCATTTCGAACATAGAGTTTGACATGGCTAGGAAACATATCTCTGCACATAATCAGAAGCGTATAAAAACATACTTGATCCCTAAACATGAGATTCAGATATCATAtgaaatagaacaaaaaagcTTGTGAACGGAATAGCAGCTTGGATCCTGGGAATTGATTTGAGACCTAACTCAGATCGTTAATGAATATTCGGGTATAAGTACACCACTAAGGGATATGTATAGTATAAACAGCTAAAATTAGTCCGCAACACTACATGAACTAAGTAGAAAGAACAACGGTCATCCTAagattttagattaaaaaatgagTATATAACATGCCCATCACCATAAATCCAATGACAGAAGGAACATAGTATCATCGAAACATCTAAGAATCTTTCCATGGCCCATACCTGAGCCAATTCAAAATCCTTTGCTGGTCCGTTGGATGGTTTACACCAGAAACAGATAAACAAATAGCTTGAACTGCAGACCGATCTGAACCTGATTTTGAAAGAGCCTCAGCCATAACTTGCTCCAACGTTTCCCTTGCAGCAGTTTCTGAAAGGGAGAAGCAAATTTACTCCAAGGACCTACAATactaaaatctcatataaAATACTTAGAAACCAACCAGCCATTTTTCTcctaactaattcaaactaagaGTTTACTGTCTTAACTCTCAGCATCttagtttttgaaaacatATCAAATGGCACAACATAAAACCAGTAAAgccagtaaaaaaaaaagaactcatAGGTTGCCTTTGATCGACACAAAGATGACTAGGTTTTAAAAGTTGCAGTTAGTCTACGCTGCATTGcaactttgaattttcattggtcttttttggttaaattatgcATTTCATCGTTATGTTTGTAATTGTGTTAGTATGGTCTCCATACTTTTATGAGTTTCATCTCCACCCTTCGGCTAATTCCTACCAATAGTCTCATTAACTTCATAAAGCCATGCTACTTGAAATTATTTAGTTCCTTCAAACTTAAAGTTCGTTCatgaaaactaaataaattcaCAGATGATAGCCATGGTACATGTACTTTTGTTCTACCAAACGAAAAATCAGATAAAATTGAGGCTACTCGCATTTCTGTAGAATAAATGAAACCAGAAGGTTGTACCTATCCCTACAACTTCCCATTCAAA
Encoded here:
- the LOC111810936 gene encoding N-acetyl-D-glucosamine kinase-like, which translates into the protein MTKKYRNGEIWEFEREMSGRTGGGGGVGGVILGIDGGTTSTICVCVPLLPLQQSLHLPDPLPLLARVEAGCSNHNSVGETAARETLEQVMAEALSKSGSDRSAVQAICLSVSGVNHPTDQQRILNWLRDMFPSHVKLYVRNDAAAALASGTMGRLSGCVLIAGTGSIAFGFTDDGREARAAGAGPILGDWGSGYGISAQALTAIIRAHDGRGPQTKLTNSILQTLGLSSADELIGWTYADSSWARIAALVPAVVSCAEAGDEVANNILQDAVKELALSVNAVVQRLGLSGSDGKGSFPLVMVGGVIEGNKGWGIAQEVINCISKDYPGVVPIWPKVEPAIGAALLAWNFLKDSHQE
- the LOC111810933 gene encoding probable polyamine oxidase 2; translation: MESGAKSNSELRGEICYPNPQSHQMRSPPSVIVIGGGMAGVAAARALHDASFQVTLLESRDRLGGRIHTDYTFGFPVDLGASWLHGVCEENPLAPLIGRLGLPLYRTSEDNSVLYDHDLESYALFDMDGSQVPPEVVTKVGKTFETILKETETVREEQSDDISILRAISIVFERRPELRLEGLAHKVLQWYLCRMEGWFSADANTISLKGWDQEELLPGGHGLMVRGYLPVIHTLAKGIDIRLSHRVTKISRQYTGVKITVENGKTFEADAAVVAVPLGVLKANVIKFEPKLPDWKEAAIADIGVGLENKIILHFETAFWPNVEFLGVVADSSQNCSYFLNLHKATSHPVLVYMPSGKLARDIEKMSDQEAANFAFMQLKKVVPNAPTPIQHLVSRWGSDINSLGSYSYDMVGKPHHLFEWLRIPVDNLFFAGEAMSINYPGSVHGAYSTGLMAAEDCRVRFLERYGDLDLLQAIMVDEAPLSVPLLISRM